A region from the Manihot esculenta cultivar AM560-2 chromosome 13, M.esculenta_v8, whole genome shotgun sequence genome encodes:
- the LOC110608043 gene encoding BTB/POZ domain-containing protein At3g22104 isoform X2, which produces MEMNNSVSGSQNLMEQIEKSLQEINDWTWLEVLVAVKQCQGLFPPMDCSVILEKCMDSIIGRIFSSSESSPSLSNFSHDSSGIRFSCETRSTESLKSSFSRATWWFEDLLVLSPELVEMVIKSMVLQKFDHAIISRFLIYYQKSKFYTATSDEKRKIVETVIDMLHILDWNSVLCKNLFGILRVASIFNISKRSKNKLESMIGSQMDQAALDNLLIPSPHGMAHLYDINLVLRFVKAFLHNGNSQVTSMRLRKVARLMDMYIAEVAPDPCLKPSKFLALAMALPDSARDSYDEIYHAIDIYLEVHSGLSEEEKAKLYCALNCEKLSAEARIHLSQNKTFSSRTAVQALKSQQLKLMSLLHGTNNLKCYDGSSSSLGEMGSKGKANEASERLMLYTGKFDLSSDSEKLRAHLQGMQCRVMELEKVCRKMQTQMTKIMKSRVSSHSNARALPKLCS; this is translated from the exons ATGGAAATGAACAATTCTGTGTCTGGTTCTCAAAACTTAATGGAACAGATTGAGAAATCACTTCAAGAGATCAATGATTGGACATGGTTGGAAGTATTGGTCGCTGTAAAGCAGTGCCAAGGTTTATTTCCCCCAATGGATTGTTCAGTTATTCTTGAGAAATGTATGGATTCTATTATTGGAAGGATATTTTCATCTAGTGAATCAAGTCCATCTCTATCTAATTTTTCCCATGATAGCTCTGGCATTCGGTTTTCTTGTGAAACTAGAAGTACTGAGAGTTTGAAGAGTAGCTTTTCTCGAGCAACATGGTGGTTTGAGGATCTTTTGGTTTTGAGTCCAGAATTGGTTGAAATGGTGATAAAATCCATGGTCTTACAGAAGTTTGATCATGCCATCATTAGTAGGTTTCTCATTTATTATCAGAAATCAAAGTTCTATACTGCAACATCTGATGAGAAACGAAAAATTGTTGAAACTGTCATTGATATGCTTCATATTCTTGATTGGAACTCTGTTTTGTGCAAGAATCTCTTTGGGATACTTCGAGTTGcttcgatttttaatataagCAAACGTAGCAAGAACAAGTTGGAGAGTATGATAGGTTCTCAAATGGATCAAGCAGCTTTAGATAATCTGCTTATTCCATCTCCACATGGGATGGCTCACTTGTATGATATTAATCTTGTTTTAAGGTTCGTAAAAGCATTTCTACATAATGGAAACTCGCAAGTAACTTCGATGAGATTGAGGAAAGTTGCCAGGTTGATGGATATGTACATAGCAGAAGTAGCTCCAGATCCTTGTTTAAAACCTTCAAAGTTCTTAGCCTTAGCCATGGCCTTGCCAGATTCTGCTAGAGATTCTTATGATGAAATCTACCATGCCATAGACATTTATCTAGAG GTCCATTCTGGATTATCTGAAGAAGAAAAAGCGAAATTGTATTGTGCACTGAACTGTGAGAAGCTCTCAGCGGAAGCTCGCATCCACCTTTCTCAGAACAAAACATTTTCATCAAGAACTGCAGTTCAGGCTCTCAAATCTCAGCAACTCAAGCTCATGAGCCTACTGCATGGAACCAACAACTTAAAGTGTTATGATGGTTCCTCTAGTAGTTTGGGAGAAATGGGAAGCAAGGGAAAGGCGAACGAAGCCAGTGAACGACTCATGCTTTATACTGGAAAATTTGATCTTTCATCTGATAGTGAGAAGCTAAGGGCTCATCTGCAAGGAATGCAATGTAGGGTGATGGAATTGGAGAAAGTTTGCAGGAAAATGCAAACCCAGAtgacaaaaattatgaaatcaaGAGTATCTAGCCACAGTAATGCCAGAGCCTTACCCAAGCTTTGTTCATAA
- the LOC110608043 gene encoding BTB/POZ domain-containing protein At3g22104 isoform X1 — translation MALCCDLEVDVNGEETFMVDKKLISSYSGRLSKLFGKSTGSTRHIKVIFNDFPGGAESFELISRFCYNNGRIDITPYNISLLHYAAQYMEMNNSVSGSQNLMEQIEKSLQEINDWTWLEVLVAVKQCQGLFPPMDCSVILEKCMDSIIGRIFSSSESSPSLSNFSHDSSGIRFSCETRSTESLKSSFSRATWWFEDLLVLSPELVEMVIKSMVLQKFDHAIISRFLIYYQKSKFYTATSDEKRKIVETVIDMLHILDWNSVLCKNLFGILRVASIFNISKRSKNKLESMIGSQMDQAALDNLLIPSPHGMAHLYDINLVLRFVKAFLHNGNSQVTSMRLRKVARLMDMYIAEVAPDPCLKPSKFLALAMALPDSARDSYDEIYHAIDIYLEVHSGLSEEEKAKLYCALNCEKLSAEARIHLSQNKTFSSRTAVQALKSQQLKLMSLLHGTNNLKCYDGSSSSLGEMGSKGKANEASERLMLYTGKFDLSSDSEKLRAHLQGMQCRVMELEKVCRKMQTQMTKIMKSRVSSHSNARALPKLCS, via the exons ATGGCACTTTGCTGTGATCTTGAAGTGGATGTTAATGGAGAAGAGACTTTCATGGTGGACAAG AAGCTTATTTCATCATATTCAGGCAGATTAAGCAAATTATTTGGTAAATCAACTGGTTCTACAAGACATATCAAAGTAATATTCAATGACTTCCCAGGCGGGGCTGAAAGTTTTGAGCTTATCTCAAGGTTCTGCTACAACAATGGTAGAATTGATATAACTCCTTACAATATCTCACTCCTCCATTATGCAGCACAATACATGGAAATGAACAATTCTGTGTCTGGTTCTCAAAACTTAATGGAACAGATTGAGAAATCACTTCAAGAGATCAATGATTGGACATGGTTGGAAGTATTGGTCGCTGTAAAGCAGTGCCAAGGTTTATTTCCCCCAATGGATTGTTCAGTTATTCTTGAGAAATGTATGGATTCTATTATTGGAAGGATATTTTCATCTAGTGAATCAAGTCCATCTCTATCTAATTTTTCCCATGATAGCTCTGGCATTCGGTTTTCTTGTGAAACTAGAAGTACTGAGAGTTTGAAGAGTAGCTTTTCTCGAGCAACATGGTGGTTTGAGGATCTTTTGGTTTTGAGTCCAGAATTGGTTGAAATGGTGATAAAATCCATGGTCTTACAGAAGTTTGATCATGCCATCATTAGTAGGTTTCTCATTTATTATCAGAAATCAAAGTTCTATACTGCAACATCTGATGAGAAACGAAAAATTGTTGAAACTGTCATTGATATGCTTCATATTCTTGATTGGAACTCTGTTTTGTGCAAGAATCTCTTTGGGATACTTCGAGTTGcttcgatttttaatataagCAAACGTAGCAAGAACAAGTTGGAGAGTATGATAGGTTCTCAAATGGATCAAGCAGCTTTAGATAATCTGCTTATTCCATCTCCACATGGGATGGCTCACTTGTATGATATTAATCTTGTTTTAAGGTTCGTAAAAGCATTTCTACATAATGGAAACTCGCAAGTAACTTCGATGAGATTGAGGAAAGTTGCCAGGTTGATGGATATGTACATAGCAGAAGTAGCTCCAGATCCTTGTTTAAAACCTTCAAAGTTCTTAGCCTTAGCCATGGCCTTGCCAGATTCTGCTAGAGATTCTTATGATGAAATCTACCATGCCATAGACATTTATCTAGAG GTCCATTCTGGATTATCTGAAGAAGAAAAAGCGAAATTGTATTGTGCACTGAACTGTGAGAAGCTCTCAGCGGAAGCTCGCATCCACCTTTCTCAGAACAAAACATTTTCATCAAGAACTGCAGTTCAGGCTCTCAAATCTCAGCAACTCAAGCTCATGAGCCTACTGCATGGAACCAACAACTTAAAGTGTTATGATGGTTCCTCTAGTAGTTTGGGAGAAATGGGAAGCAAGGGAAAGGCGAACGAAGCCAGTGAACGACTCATGCTTTATACTGGAAAATTTGATCTTTCATCTGATAGTGAGAAGCTAAGGGCTCATCTGCAAGGAATGCAATGTAGGGTGATGGAATTGGAGAAAGTTTGCAGGAAAATGCAAACCCAGAtgacaaaaattatgaaatcaaGAGTATCTAGCCACAGTAATGCCAGAGCCTTACCCAAGCTTTGTTCATAA